A section of the Osmia lignaria lignaria isolate PbOS001 chromosome 16, iyOsmLign1, whole genome shotgun sequence genome encodes:
- the Vlet gene encoding COMM domain containing 10 protein valette, protein MATWITVTPRLEQGLRIANQIDSSKFRLLINRICQTLQSDAKARTFSEEEEEKLLVSLVLNKDELACLLDALILFYKQAACNIIKVQSMESTLKDTFKTDDDKVQIYLNAWIAYGKGIIDNFRQISIFPVQVKDIDWCLNIQAASSTIKKDVRPTALMQLNLTREEQSKLTVEFDKQKLIDLYQNLEKIQSQLDALK, encoded by the exons ATGGCTACCTGGATCACAGTAACACCGCG GCTTGAACAAGGTCTGAGAATAGCAAATCAAATAGACAGCAGTAAATTTCGATTGCTCATCAATCGTATTTGCCAAACACTGCAGTCTGATGCAAAGGCAAGAACATTTagcgaggaagaggaagaaaaattattagtcTCTCTAGTTTTGAATAAAGATGAATTAGCTTGCCTTCTAGATGCATTAATCTTGTTTTATAAACAAGCTGCATGTAATATCATAAAAGTGCAGTCTATGGAAAGTACTTTGAAAGATACTTTTAAAACAGATGACGATAAGgttcaaatatatttaaatgCATGGATTGCATATGGTAAAGGAATCATTGATAATTTTAGACAGATATCCATATTCCCTGTTCAG gtcAAAGACATTGACTGGTGTTTGAATATTCAAGCTGCATCATCTACTATCAAAAAAGACGTACGTCCAACTGCATTAATGCAGTTAAACTTGACAAGAGAGGAGCAATCAAAATTAACAGTTGAATTTGATAAACAAAAGCTGATAGATTTGTATCAAAATTTAGAGAAGATACAATCACAATTGGATGCTCTTAAATGA
- the LOC117600743 gene encoding uncharacterized protein LOC117600743, translating into MSTSVTAKLQDDMNSIPLADDDPQVIIPEEEVLDNSCHISDALGRGRSMDSIPSTFTNGSCSPNSLDPDISPDEQEEKARLIAQVLELQNTLDDLSQRVDSVKEENLKLRSENQVLSQYIENLMSASSVFQSTSPNTKKK; encoded by the exons ATGTCCACGTCGGTGACAGCGAAACTTCAAGATGACATGAACAGTATACCATTGGCAGATGATGATCCTCAGG TGATTATTCCTGAGGAAGAAGTTTTGGATAATAGCTGCCACATATCTGATGCATTGGGCAGAGGACGCAGCATGGATTCCATTCCATCTACATTCACAAATGGCAGCTGTAGCCCTAACA GTTTAGATCCTGATATCAGTCCTGATGAACAAGAAGAGAAGGCAAGATTGATAGCTCAAGTGCTTGAACTTCAAAATACATTAGATG ATCTATCACAGAGAGTAGACAGTGTAAAGGAAGAGAACCTAAAATTGAGAAGTGAAAACCAAGTACTGAGCCAGTACATTGAGAACCTGATGTCAGCATCCAGTGTTTTTCAATCTACAAGCCCCAACACCAAGAAAAAGTGA